A single genomic interval of Corvus hawaiiensis isolate bCorHaw1 chromosome 5, bCorHaw1.pri.cur, whole genome shotgun sequence harbors:
- the HS3ST1 gene encoding heparan sulfate glucosamine 3-O-sulfotransferase 1, producing MAAFLLGAVLLIVQPQIVPSRPAINLNAETSSQSVQRELLKKTSQKNDFKENIHSNGSCQQLPQTIIIGVRKGGTRALLEMLSLHPDIAAAESEVHFFDWEDHYRNGLQWYINQMPFSYPHQITVEKTPAYFTSPKVPERVYSMNQSMRLLLILRDPSERVLSDYTQVFYNHMQKHKPYPSIEQFLIKNGELNVDYKAINRSLYYIHMQNWLKHFPLDHIHIVDGDKLIKDPFPEIEKVERFLKLSPQINASNFYFNKTKGFYCLRDSGRERCLHESKGRAHPQVDTRLLEKLQEYFHEPNKKFFELVGRTFDWHTFVAS from the coding sequence ATGGCAGCTtttctgctgggagctgtgttgCTTATTGTTCAACCTCAGATAGTGCCTTCCAGACCAGCTATAAATTTAAATGCTGAGACTTCTTCTCAGTCTGTTCAGAGAgagcttttaaagaaaacatctcAGAAAAATGACTTCAAGGAAAACATTCATTCTAATGGATCATGTCAGCAGCTGCCACAGACTATTATTATTGGAGTGAGGAAAGGTGGAACAAGAGCTTTGTTAGAGATGTTGAGTCTCCATCCAGATattgcagcagcagaaagtgAAGTTCATTTCTTTGACTGGGAAGATCATTACAGGAATGGATTGCAGTGGTATATTAATCAAATGCCATTCTCGTATCCCCATCAGATCACCGTGGAAAAAACTCCAGCATATTTCACATCACCTAAAGTGCCTGAAAGAGTTTATAGCATGAACCAATCAATGAGACTACTCCTTATTTTAAGAGACCCAAGTGAGAGAGTACTATCAGATTACACCCAAGTGTTCTACAACCACATGCAGAAGCACAAGCCGTACCCATCCATTGAACAATTCCTGATTAAAAATGGTGAACTAAATGTGGACTACAAGGCAATAAACAGAAGCTTGTACTACATTCACATGCAGAACTGGCTGAAGCATTTTCCTCTTGATCACATCCACATTGTAGATGGGGATAAACTAATCAAAGATCCCtttccagaaatagaaaaggTAGAGAGATTTCTGAAGTTATCACCACAGATAAATGCTTCAAacttttatttcaataaaactAAGGGATTCTACTGCCTGAGGGACAGTGGTAGAGAGCGCTGTTTACATGAGTCCAAAGGACGAGCTCACCCACAAGTAGACACGCGCTTACTCGAGAAACTGCAGGAATATTTCCATGAACCCAACAAGAAGTTTTTTGAGCTTGTGGGCAGAACATTTGACTGGCACACATTTGTGGCAAGTTAG